From the genome of Sulfitobacter sp. DSM 110093, one region includes:
- the parE gene encoding DNA topoisomerase IV subunit B produces the protein MTDLLSGQEPTEYDASSIEVLEGLEPVRKRPGMYIGGTDERALHHLVAEVLDNSMDEAVAGHANRIEVELNADYSVTIRDNGRGIPIDPHPKFPEKSALEVILCTLHAGGKFSGKAYQTSGGLHGVGASVVNALSDSMVVQVARNRELFEQRFSRGIPQGPVEKIGAAPNRRGTTVTFHADEQIFGAHRFKPARLLKMVRSKAYLFSGVEIRWKSEIEDGDTPMEATFHFPGGLADYLRETLGKSTTYAENPFAGTVEFQERFGVPGKVEWAINWTPARDGFIQSYCNTVPTPEGGTHEGGFWAAILKGIRAYGELANNRKAKDITREDLITGGCALVSCFIREPEFVGQTKDRLATTEAARLVENAVRDHFDNWLAADTKSAGAILDFLVLRAEERMRRRQEKETARKSATKKLRLPGKLTDCTSKTREGTELFIVEGDSAGGSGKGARNRNTQALLPLKGKILNVLGAASSKITTNAEINDLCEALGVGMGTKFNLDDLRYDKIIIMTDADVDGAHIASLLMTFFFTQMRPLIDAGHLYLACPPLFRLTQGAKRVYCLDEAEKNMWLEKGLGGKGKIDVSRFKGLGEMDAKDLKETTMDPETRKLIRVTVDEDVPGETGDLVERLMGKKPEMRFAYIQQNAQFVEELDV, from the coding sequence ATGACCGATCTTCTTTCCGGCCAGGAACCCACCGAATACGATGCCTCCTCCATCGAAGTGCTGGAGGGGCTGGAGCCCGTCCGCAAGCGCCCCGGCATGTATATCGGCGGCACCGATGAGCGTGCGCTGCACCACCTTGTGGCCGAAGTGCTCGACAACTCGATGGACGAAGCCGTGGCGGGCCATGCCAACCGGATCGAGGTGGAGTTGAACGCCGATTATTCGGTCACCATTCGCGACAACGGCCGCGGCATCCCGATCGACCCGCACCCGAAATTCCCTGAAAAATCCGCGCTCGAAGTGATCCTCTGCACGCTGCACGCGGGCGGCAAGTTCTCGGGCAAGGCCTATCAGACCTCGGGCGGTCTGCACGGGGTTGGTGCATCCGTGGTTAACGCGCTGTCGGATTCGATGGTGGTGCAGGTCGCGCGGAACCGCGAGTTGTTCGAGCAGCGGTTTTCACGCGGAATCCCGCAAGGCCCGGTCGAGAAAATCGGCGCAGCCCCCAATCGGCGCGGCACCACCGTCACCTTCCACGCTGACGAGCAAATCTTTGGCGCACACCGCTTCAAACCCGCACGTCTGCTCAAGATGGTGCGCTCTAAGGCCTATCTCTTCTCCGGCGTCGAAATCCGCTGGAAGTCCGAGATCGAAGACGGCGACACGCCGATGGAGGCGACGTTCCACTTCCCCGGCGGTCTGGCTGATTACCTGCGCGAAACCTTGGGTAAATCAACAACCTATGCCGAAAACCCCTTCGCGGGCACCGTCGAGTTCCAAGAACGCTTTGGTGTGCCCGGTAAGGTCGAATGGGCGATCAACTGGACCCCTGCCCGCGATGGCTTCATCCAGTCCTACTGTAACACCGTCCCCACGCCCGAGGGCGGCACACATGAGGGCGGCTTTTGGGCCGCGATCCTCAAGGGCATCCGGGCCTATGGCGAGTTGGCGAACAACCGCAAAGCCAAGGACATCACCCGCGAAGACCTGATTACGGGCGGCTGCGCGCTGGTGTCTTGCTTCATCCGCGAGCCGGAATTCGTGGGCCAGACCAAAGACCGCCTCGCCACGACCGAGGCCGCGCGTCTGGTTGAGAACGCCGTGCGCGACCACTTTGACAACTGGCTGGCAGCGGACACGAAATCCGCCGGTGCGATCCTCGATTTCCTTGTCCTGCGCGCCGAAGAGCGGATGCGCCGCCGTCAGGAAAAGGAAACCGCCCGTAAATCCGCCACCAAGAAGTTGCGTCTGCCCGGCAAGCTGACCGACTGCACCAGCAAGACCCGCGAAGGCACGGAGTTGTTCATCGTCGAGGGCGACTCGGCGGGTGGCTCTGGCAAGGGCGCGCGCAACCGTAATACGCAGGCGCTGCTGCCGCTAAAGGGTAAAATCCTGAACGTGCTCGGGGCAGCCTCAAGCAAGATCACCACCAACGCCGAGATCAACGACCTCTGCGAAGCGCTTGGCGTCGGCATGGGCACGAAATTCAACCTCGACGATCTGCGCTATGACAAGATCATTATCATGACCGACGCCGACGTCGACGGCGCGCATATCGCGTCGCTGTTGATGACGTTTTTCTTCACCCAAATGCGCCCGCTGATCGACGCGGGGCATCTGTACCTCGCCTGCCCGCCGCTGTTCCGCCTGACGCAGGGGGCGAAACGGGTCTATTGCCTTGATGAGGCAGAGAAAAACATGTGGTTGGAGAAGGGTCTCGGCGGCAAAGGCAAGATCGACGTGAGCCGCTTCAAGGGTCTGGGCGAGATGGACGCGAAGGACCTGAAAGAGACCACGATGGACCCCGAGACCCGCAAGCTGATCCGCGTGACTGTGGACGAGGACGTGCCGGGTGAGACCGGGGATCTGGTGGAGCGCTTGATGGGGAAGAAGCCGGAGATGCGGTTTGCTTATATTCAGCAGAATGCGCAGTTTGTGGAGGAGTTGGATGTTTGA
- a CDS encoding helix-turn-helix domain-containing protein yields the protein MTDEIDWYGPEAATFGDRVAAAREQTGMTQAMLAKRLGVRLSTLRGWEDDLSEPRANRLSMLAGLLNVSMMWLINGEGEGVDAPEAGETARRVDLEEVLADMRALRTDLLKKAETVGKLEKRIRRLMTEPADA from the coding sequence ATGACCGACGAGATTGACTGGTACGGCCCCGAGGCCGCCACCTTTGGCGACCGGGTCGCGGCGGCCCGCGAACAGACTGGCATGACTCAGGCGATGCTGGCCAAACGGCTGGGTGTGCGTCTGTCCACTTTGCGTGGCTGGGAAGACGACCTGTCTGAGCCGCGCGCCAACCGGCTTTCGATGCTGGCGGGGCTGCTCAATGTCTCTATGATGTGGCTGATCAATGGCGAAGGCGAGGGGGTCGATGCACCCGAAGCGGGCGAAACCGCGCGCCGCGTTGATCTCGAAGAGGTGCTGGCCGACATGCGCGCCCTGCGCACCGACCTGCTGAAAAAGGCCGAGACTGTCGGCAAATTGGAAAAGCGCATTCGGCGCCTTATGACGGAGCCCGCAGATGCCTGA
- a CDS encoding winged helix DNA-binding protein, whose translation MSIHDPATQPLAVKGFMVGYLESLSLVERLHRLLLDVIKDEFERVGVLEINAVQALLLFNIGDNEVTAGELKSRGYYQGSNVSYNLKKLVEMGYMHHQRCEIDRRSVRVRLTEKGRYIRDVVADLFSRHADGMENKGVLGDAGIEDITRSLKRMERYWTDQIRYIY comes from the coding sequence ATGAGCATTCACGATCCCGCAACACAGCCTTTGGCTGTGAAAGGTTTCATGGTCGGCTACCTTGAGTCCCTGTCTTTGGTTGAGCGGCTGCATCGCTTGCTGTTGGACGTCATCAAGGATGAGTTTGAGCGCGTTGGCGTGTTGGAAATCAACGCGGTTCAGGCGCTGCTGCTGTTCAACATCGGTGATAATGAGGTCACGGCGGGCGAGTTAAAAAGCCGTGGATATTACCAAGGCAGCAACGTTAGCTATAACCTCAAGAAACTGGTCGAGATGGGCTATATGCACCATCAGCGTTGTGAGATTGACCGCCGTTCGGTCCGTGTACGGCTGACAGAGAAGGGACGCTATATCCGCGATGTTGTTGCCGATCTCTTCTCACGTCATGCCGACGGGATGGAGAACAAAGGTGTACTCGGTGATGCCGGGATTGAGGATATCACCCGATCTTTGAAACGGATGGAGCGGTATTGGACAGACCAAATCCGCTATATTTACTGA
- a CDS encoding IS256 family transposase, translated as MTISKELLDELLKGCERPEDLLGDAGLMKELKIKLMERMLGAELTAHLGYEDGKDAPPDQANRRNGSSAKKLKGQDGELPIAVPRDRDGSFEPELVKKGQTRIDGMDDKIIGLYAAGLTVRDIRAHLEDVYGLQVSPDLISRVTDAVLDEVREWQSRALDRMYPIVIFDALRVKIRDADSRMVKNKAVYVALGVSRDGVREVLGLWIADNEGAKFWLSVMTELKNRGLQDILIAVVDGLKGFPDAITAAFPDTVVQTCIVHLVRHSLNFCAWKDRKEVAADLRRIYSAPTAEQAAAELDAFEEKWAGKYASIAPAWRRAWQEVIPFFAFDPAIRKIIYTTNAIESLNRVIRKSVKTRGSFPTEDAATKLIYLAIRNFEKGGRNVREWFAARNHFAIMFEDRFNA; from the coding sequence ATGACTATTTCCAAGGAACTGTTGGACGAGCTGCTGAAGGGCTGCGAGCGGCCTGAAGATCTGCTTGGCGATGCCGGGCTAATGAAAGAGCTCAAGATCAAGCTGATGGAACGGATGCTCGGGGCTGAGCTGACTGCACATCTGGGCTATGAAGACGGAAAAGATGCCCCGCCTGATCAGGCCAACCGTCGCAACGGCTCATCTGCTAAGAAATTGAAGGGGCAAGACGGCGAACTGCCTATCGCTGTGCCGCGGGACCGGGACGGCAGCTTCGAGCCTGAACTGGTGAAGAAGGGACAGACCCGCATTGATGGGATGGATGACAAGATTATCGGGCTTTACGCCGCTGGTCTGACGGTCCGCGACATCCGTGCTCATCTTGAGGACGTCTATGGCCTGCAAGTCTCGCCAGACTTGATCAGCCGCGTGACCGACGCGGTGTTGGATGAGGTTCGAGAGTGGCAATCCCGGGCGCTGGACCGGATGTATCCCATCGTCATTTTTGACGCTCTACGGGTCAAGATCCGCGACGCCGATAGCCGCATGGTCAAGAACAAAGCCGTCTACGTGGCCCTTGGTGTCAGCAGGGATGGCGTGCGCGAGGTTCTTGGTCTTTGGATCGCTGACAACGAGGGCGCCAAATTCTGGCTCTCGGTGATGACAGAGCTGAAGAACCGTGGGCTTCAAGACATCCTGATTGCGGTCGTGGACGGCCTCAAGGGCTTCCCTGATGCCATTACCGCAGCCTTTCCGGATACGGTCGTGCAAACGTGCATTGTCCATCTCGTGCGCCACTCGTTGAATTTCTGTGCCTGGAAAGATCGCAAGGAGGTGGCCGCTGATCTGCGGCGGATTTACAGTGCCCCTACAGCCGAGCAAGCCGCTGCGGAGCTGGATGCCTTTGAAGAAAAATGGGCCGGGAAATATGCCTCTATCGCCCCCGCCTGGCGCAGGGCTTGGCAAGAGGTAATACCGTTCTTTGCCTTTGATCCCGCCATCCGGAAAATCATCTACACCACCAACGCAATTGAAAGCTTGAATCGGGTAATCCGAAAATCGGTCAAGACGCGAGGATCGTTCCCGACCGAAGACGCAGCCACGAAACTGATCTACTTGGCGATCCGCAACTTTGAGAAAGGCGGCCGGAATGTTCGAGAATGGTTTGCGGCCCGCAATCATTTCGCCATAATGTTCGAGGATCGCTTCAATGCGTGA
- a CDS encoding DUF1194 domain-containing protein has translation MIRAAFAFCLTLCPPQWADAACRQALALGLDVSGSVDAREYRLQLGGLANALNDPRVRQALLTLPGHTIDLLVYEWSGLEDQAVILPWTTLSDADVLDDTIARLRSTQRRQTSPGTALGAAMQLGAQYLAERPDCQKHTLDISGDGISNFGPRPRDLRVGLAADPPGLTINGLVIGVDDPAADDSQQAAIGTLASYYRAEVMLGPNAFVQTALGFEDYGRAMAEKLLRELDGTVLSQLAHPTRTDQ, from the coding sequence ATGATCCGCGCCGCCTTTGCTTTCTGTCTTACTCTTTGCCCCCCACAATGGGCGGATGCCGCCTGTCGGCAGGCGCTTGCCCTGGGGCTGGATGTCTCCGGCTCGGTTGATGCGCGCGAGTATCGGCTGCAACTGGGTGGTTTAGCCAATGCGCTTAATGATCCCCGCGTGCGGCAGGCGCTGCTAACGCTGCCAGGGCATACCATTGATCTACTGGTTTACGAATGGAGCGGCCTAGAGGATCAGGCGGTGATCCTGCCGTGGACAACGCTGAGCGATGCCGATGTGCTGGATGATACCATCGCCCGCTTGCGCAGCACCCAGCGGCGACAGACATCTCCCGGTACCGCCCTCGGCGCGGCCATGCAACTTGGTGCACAGTATCTGGCAGAGCGGCCTGACTGCCAAAAACACACGCTCGACATTTCTGGTGATGGGATCTCGAACTTCGGCCCCCGCCCCCGCGACCTGCGCGTCGGTTTGGCAGCGGACCCTCCCGGGTTGACCATCAACGGGTTGGTAATCGGCGTTGATGACCCGGCCGCTGACGACAGCCAACAGGCCGCGATTGGCACGCTGGCGTCCTACTACCGGGCCGAGGTGATGCTCGGCCCCAATGCCTTTGTCCAAACCGCACTTGGGTTTGAAGACTACGGTCGCGCCATGGCCGAAAAACTGCTGCGTGAATTGGACGGGACCGTTCTATCGCAACTTGCCCACCCTACCCGCACGGATCAGTAA
- a CDS encoding alpha/beta hydrolase, protein MEPTRTETRQLNGQEIFIRHWGDESLPPLVMLHGFPEYGGAWADLAALLSPHFHCIAPDQRGYGRSSAPEGIEPYAMAHLMADIAALIGDKPVTVVAHDWGASVGYALAMFRPELVARLIILNGVHPVPFQRAMAAGGAQSRASQYINTLRSEGSAVSLGKDNFAGLLKLFSAHMDLSWLTAERLEDYRAEWGRPGRLRAMINWYRASPLQVAAPGKPIRDLPDFPVERLRVKCPHLLVWGRGDTALLPEATEGLEIFAQDLTRVEIADADHWLHHQKPQAVADAVLNWCAQRPLAK, encoded by the coding sequence ATGGAACCTACACGGACCGAAACCCGCCAATTGAACGGCCAAGAGATTTTCATCCGTCATTGGGGTGATGAAAGCCTGCCGCCGCTGGTGATGCTGCATGGTTTTCCCGAATATGGCGGCGCATGGGCCGATTTGGCCGCGCTGCTTTCCCCACACTTTCATTGTATCGCCCCTGACCAGCGCGGCTATGGCCGAAGCAGCGCACCCGAGGGGATCGAGCCCTATGCCATGGCGCACCTGATGGCTGATATTGCTGCCTTGATCGGAGACAAGCCTGTGACCGTTGTAGCCCATGATTGGGGTGCCTCTGTCGGCTATGCGTTGGCGATGTTCCGGCCCGAGCTGGTGGCGCGGCTGATCATCCTCAACGGTGTGCATCCCGTGCCCTTTCAGCGGGCCATGGCGGCAGGTGGCGCGCAGTCCAGAGCCTCGCAATATATCAATACATTGCGCAGCGAAGGTAGCGCGGTCAGCTTGGGCAAAGACAATTTCGCAGGACTGCTCAAGCTGTTTTCGGCGCATATGGATCTCAGCTGGCTGACGGCAGAGCGGCTTGAGGATTACCGCGCGGAATGGGGGAGGCCGGGGCGGCTGAGGGCAATGATTAACTGGTATCGCGCCTCACCTCTGCAAGTCGCAGCGCCGGGCAAACCGATCCGTGATCTACCTGATTTTCCGGTAGAGCGCCTGCGCGTGAAATGCCCGCATTTGTTGGTTTGGGGCCGTGGGGATACCGCATTACTGCCCGAAGCAACCGAAGGGTTAGAGATTTTCGCCCAAGACCTGACCCGCGTTGAGATTGCGGACGCTGACCATTGGCTGCACCACCAGAAACCACAAGCGGTTGCCGACGCCGTGTTAAACTGGTGCGCACAGCGGCCCCTTGCAAAATGA
- a CDS encoding DUF1194 domain-containing protein yields MVRFCISAALALMLAPMADAQAAPCRLALALALDVSSSVDPEEDRLQRGGLAAALRAPLVARAFFAGDVPVALAAYEWSGEAHQTIVLDWTLIDRPAALMAAADIIETSQRSESGQPTAMGHALRFGATLFDAAPFCDAHVIDLAGDGQNNEGFDPQTAYRAAPFAGITVNGLVVNAADFEGELGLIAFYQSQVLHGPGAFMVIASGFADFERAMRVKLIREVSPPALGGLPSTQGSRG; encoded by the coding sequence TTGGTAAGGTTTTGCATCAGTGCCGCGCTGGCGCTGATGCTTGCGCCAATGGCCGACGCACAGGCGGCGCCCTGCCGCCTTGCGTTGGCTTTGGCACTGGATGTGTCCTCTTCTGTTGATCCAGAAGAGGACCGTTTGCAGCGCGGCGGGCTTGCCGCTGCGCTGCGTGCACCCTTGGTCGCGCGGGCCTTTTTCGCCGGTGATGTGCCCGTGGCGCTGGCAGCCTATGAATGGTCAGGCGAGGCGCATCAGACAATCGTGCTAGATTGGACGTTGATTGACCGCCCCGCCGCGCTGATGGCTGCGGCAGATATCATTGAGACGAGTCAACGCAGCGAAAGCGGGCAGCCCACCGCGATGGGCCATGCCCTGCGGTTTGGGGCGACGCTGTTTGACGCCGCGCCTTTCTGCGATGCCCACGTGATCGACCTAGCAGGCGATGGGCAAAACAACGAAGGGTTTGACCCCCAAACCGCCTATCGCGCTGCGCCCTTTGCAGGGATCACCGTGAATGGGCTGGTCGTGAACGCCGCTGATTTCGAAGGCGAGTTAGGTCTGATCGCCTTCTACCAATCTCAAGTGCTACATGGGCCGGGAGCGTTCATGGTCATCGCTTCAGGATTTGCAGATTTCGAGCGGGCCATGCGGGTCAAACTGATCCGAGAGGTATCACCTCCTGCTTTGGGTGGGCTGCCATCTACGCAAGGCTCGCGAGGATGA
- a CDS encoding IS630 family transposase — protein sequence MPERVVFIDETAVKTNLTRLRGWAPRGERLTMDAPFGSWGTQTLIAGLTHEALIAPWVIKGAMDGPAFAAYVQKVLIPEIAPGTAVVLDNLATHRNKEAAAALKAHGCWFLYLPPYSPDLNPIELAFSKLKSHLRRISARSFTSVFEALGDICAMYSPQECSNYFQAAGYASG from the coding sequence ATGCCGGAACGCGTTGTCTTTATTGATGAAACAGCGGTCAAAACGAATCTCACCCGGCTGCGCGGTTGGGCTCCGCGTGGCGAACGCCTGACGATGGATGCGCCCTTCGGCAGTTGGGGAACCCAAACCCTGATTGCGGGGCTGACACATGAGGCTCTGATCGCACCTTGGGTAATCAAAGGCGCGATGGATGGCCCTGCTTTCGCGGCCTATGTGCAAAAGGTCCTGATCCCCGAGATCGCGCCAGGCACGGCAGTCGTTCTCGACAACCTCGCGACCCATCGCAACAAAGAAGCCGCTGCGGCGCTCAAGGCTCATGGGTGCTGGTTCCTCTATCTGCCGCCATATTCACCAGATCTGAACCCGATTGAGTTGGCTTTCTCCAAATTGAAGTCTCACCTCAGACGCATCAGTGCGCGATCATTCACCTCGGTGTTCGAAGCCCTTGGCGATATCTGCGCAATGTACTCCCCGCAGGAGTGTTCAAACTACTTTCAGGCTGCCGGATATGCCTCAGGTTAA
- a CDS encoding succinate dehydrogenase assembly factor 2, translated as MPEVHEHRLKRLQMRSMRRGIKEMDLILSAYAEARLPQMDDAGLTLYDQMLNENDHDLYLWVSGQDEAPAEYTALVTDIRGQLADARG; from the coding sequence ATGCCTGAAGTCCATGAACACCGGTTAAAACGCCTGCAAATGCGCTCTATGCGCCGAGGCATCAAAGAGATGGACCTGATCCTATCGGCCTATGCTGAGGCGCGGTTGCCGCAGATGGATGATGCGGGGCTCACGCTGTATGATCAGATGCTCAATGAGAACGACCACGACCTCTATCTTTGGGTCAGCGGGCAGGACGAAGCGCCCGCCGAATACACGGCACTGGTCACGGATATTCGCGGACAATTGGCGGATGCGCGCGGTTAA
- a CDS encoding pyridoxal phosphate-dependent aminotransferase: protein MELLSATLDRVKPSPTIAVTTKAAELKAAGRDILALGAGEPDFDTPQNIKDAAVAAINAGKTKYTPVDGIPELKQAICAKFKRDNGLDYTPAQVSVGTGGKQILYNALMATMNPGEEVVIPAPYWVSYPDMVLLAGGTPIIAPATLENNFKLTPEALEEAITPKTKWFIFNSPSNPTGAGYSREELKALTDVLMRHPNVWVMTDDMYEHLAYDGFAFCTPAEVEPALYDRTLTVNGVSKAYAMTGWRIGYAAGPEKLIGAMRKIQSQSTSNPCSVSQWAAVEALNGTQDYIAENNEMFVRRRNLVVEMLSAIDGITCPTPEGAFYVYPSIAGLIGKTSAAGTKITDDETFATALLEETGVAVVFGAAFGLSPNFRVSYATSDDALKEACTRIQTFCAGLT from the coding sequence ATGGAACTGCTGTCCGCGACCCTTGATCGGGTCAAACCGTCGCCCACCATCGCCGTCACCACCAAAGCGGCAGAACTCAAGGCCGCGGGGCGCGACATTCTCGCACTTGGCGCGGGCGAGCCGGATTTTGATACGCCGCAGAACATCAAGGACGCCGCAGTCGCCGCGATCAACGCGGGCAAGACGAAATACACCCCCGTCGATGGCATTCCCGAGCTGAAACAGGCGATCTGCGCCAAATTCAAACGCGACAACGGGCTGGACTACACGCCCGCGCAGGTCAGCGTCGGAACGGGCGGCAAGCAGATCCTCTATAACGCGCTGATGGCAACGATGAACCCCGGCGAAGAGGTCGTGATCCCCGCGCCCTATTGGGTCAGCTATCCCGATATGGTACTGCTCGCAGGCGGCACACCGATCATTGCACCTGCAACGCTAGAGAATAACTTCAAGCTCACGCCGGAAGCGCTGGAAGAGGCGATCACGCCCAAAACCAAATGGTTCATCTTCAACTCGCCCTCGAACCCTACCGGGGCGGGCTACAGCCGGGAGGAGCTGAAGGCGTTGACCGATGTGCTGATGCGCCACCCGAATGTCTGGGTGATGACCGATGATATGTATGAACACCTCGCCTATGACGGCTTCGCGTTCTGCACCCCGGCCGAGGTCGAACCCGCGCTTTACGACCGCACGCTGACCGTCAACGGCGTGTCCAAAGCCTATGCCATGACCGGCTGGCGCATCGGCTATGCCGCAGGGCCGGAAAAGCTGATTGGCGCGATGCGCAAAATTCAGTCGCAAAGCACGTCGAACCCCTGCTCGGTCAGCCAGTGGGCCGCGGTTGAGGCGCTGAATGGCACACAGGATTACATCGCTGAGAACAACGAGATGTTCGTGCGCCGCCGCAATCTGGTGGTCGAGATGCTCTCGGCTATTGACGGGATCACCTGCCCCACGCCCGAAGGGGCGTTCTACGTCTACCCCTCCATCGCGGGGCTGATCGGCAAGACCTCAGCGGCAGGGACCAAGATCACGGATGATGAGACATTTGCCACCGCGCTGCTTGAGGAAACCGGCGTGGCGGTCGTTTTTGGCGCGGCCTTCGGTCTTTCGCCGAATTTCCGCGTCAGTTACGCTACCTCCGACGACGCGCTGAAAGAGGCATGCACCCGCATCCAGACTTTCTGTGCCGGGCTGACGTAA
- a CDS encoding helix-turn-helix domain-containing protein — MSAPLPSALRARFQRFIEEGLSGRAAAARLKLSPATGARWRHQIQTTGRADPGVQGRPKGSGKLAPHVGFFEELIAQDPDITLFELRDALADATGLQVQHSAIGHLLKRLGFTHKKSHWSLPNVTVPK, encoded by the coding sequence ATGTCAGCACCTTTGCCATCAGCGCTTCGGGCGCGGTTTCAGAGATTTATTGAGGAAGGGTTAAGCGGGCGAGCGGCGGCAGCGCGCTTGAAGCTGTCGCCAGCAACGGGCGCACGATGGCGGCATCAGATCCAAACGACGGGCCGGGCTGATCCGGGCGTGCAGGGGCGTCCAAAAGGGTCAGGGAAATTGGCACCCCATGTTGGTTTTTTCGAAGAGTTGATTGCTCAAGATCCTGATATCACATTGTTTGAGCTGCGTGATGCGCTTGCTGATGCAACCGGACTGCAGGTCCAGCACTCTGCTATCGGGCATCTGCTAAAGCGCCTCGGGTTCACGCACAAAAAAAGTCACTGGTCGCTACCGAACGTTACCGTGCCAAAGTGA
- a CDS encoding MATE family efflux transporter — translation MTKVMTNRNHVRAILTLGLPLIGGHLAQMAIGVTDTVMLGWYSVEALAAVVLGSTYFFVLFIFGSGFAMAVMPLVAAYDAEDDEIGLRRATRMGLWLSVGFAMIALPAMIWSPAVLDLLGQGPNLADTAGDYLKVAGWGIVPALLVMVLKSYLAALERTQVVLWITLLAAVINAMANYALIFGNWGAPELGVMGAAVASVTTQCVSLIGVVIYVLIALPQHSLFVRLWRVDTQMLVRVFTLGLPIGLTTLSEVGLFAASSLMMGWLGTIPLAAHGIAIQLASLTFMVHLGLSNVATIRAGNAYGRRDVPHMKRGAVIVTVLSLVFALITMVGFVGWPEPLISVFMQEDEPARVEILAIGTGLLVMAALFQLVDGAQVVALGLLRGVQDTKIPMVMAAISYWVVGMPCSYFLGFTLGFGAMGIWAGLVAGLGVAGLLLNARFWGVTVKSLAA, via the coding sequence ATGACCAAAGTAATGACCAACCGCAATCACGTCCGGGCGATCCTGACGCTTGGCCTGCCGCTGATCGGCGGACATCTGGCACAGATGGCCATCGGGGTGACCGATACGGTCATGCTGGGCTGGTATTCGGTCGAGGCGCTGGCGGCGGTGGTGCTGGGCAGTACCTATTTCTTTGTGCTTTTCATTTTCGGTTCGGGCTTTGCCATGGCGGTGATGCCGCTGGTGGCCGCCTATGACGCCGAGGATGATGAGATTGGCCTGCGCCGCGCCACGCGCATGGGGCTGTGGCTGTCGGTGGGTTTTGCGATGATCGCGCTGCCCGCGATGATCTGGTCACCTGCGGTGCTGGACCTACTGGGGCAGGGGCCCAACCTTGCCGACACGGCGGGTGATTACCTCAAAGTCGCGGGCTGGGGGATTGTGCCCGCGCTGCTGGTGATGGTGCTGAAATCCTACCTTGCTGCCTTAGAGCGGACGCAGGTCGTGCTGTGGATCACCCTGCTGGCTGCCGTGATCAATGCGATGGCGAACTACGCGCTGATCTTTGGCAATTGGGGCGCGCCGGAGCTTGGCGTGATGGGCGCGGCGGTGGCCTCGGTCACGACGCAATGCGTCTCGCTTATCGGAGTGGTGATCTATGTGCTGATCGCCCTGCCGCAGCACAGTCTGTTCGTGCGGCTGTGGCGGGTCGATACCCAGATGCTGGTGCGGGTCTTTACGCTGGGGTTGCCGATTGGTCTGACGACGCTGAGCGAAGTCGGCCTGTTTGCGGCCTCTTCGTTAATGATGGGCTGGCTGGGGACCATCCCGCTGGCGGCGCATGGGATTGCGATCCAGCTCGCCTCTCTGACCTTCATGGTGCATCTGGGGCTGAGCAATGTCGCTACGATCCGTGCGGGCAATGCCTATGGCCGCCGCGACGTGCCGCATATGAAGCGCGGCGCGGTGATTGTCACGGTCCTGTCGCTGGTCTTTGCCCTGATCACCATGGTCGGTTTCGTGGGCTGGCCCGAGCCGCTGATCTCGGTTTTCATGCAGGAGGATGAGCCTGCGCGGGTCGAAATCCTTGCCATTGGCACCGGCCTTCTGGTCATGGCCGCGCTGTTTCAACTGGTCGACGGGGCGCAGGTCGTGGCGCTTGGCCTGCTGCGCGGGGTGCAGGATACCAAGATACCGATGGTCATGGCCGCGATCAGCTATTGGGTGGTCGGGATGCCCTGCTCCTATTTCCTTGGCTTCACGCTGGGGTTCGGAGCGATGGGCATTTGGGCCGGTCTGGTGGCGGGGCTGGGCGTCGCGGGGCTGCTGCTCAACGCGCGGTTCTGGGGCGTCACGGTCAAGTCACTGGCCGCGTAA
- a CDS encoding type II toxin-antitoxin system death-on-curing family toxin: MTYVLLSPDLVVRIHDSALNPGELAGMALDKSLEGALARVDNRLVYGMIEDVFDLAAAYCVAVATGHVFNDANKRTAHLVLDICLDLNGVKLDHDTVEAGDLIREVAQGRIDEETLADWLRARAS; encoded by the coding sequence ATGACCTATGTGCTGCTTTCACCTGACCTCGTCGTCAGGATCCACGATTCCGCGTTAAACCCCGGCGAGCTAGCCGGCATGGCCTTGGACAAATCACTCGAAGGAGCGCTGGCACGGGTCGACAACCGACTGGTCTACGGCATGATCGAAGATGTCTTTGACCTCGCTGCGGCTTATTGCGTAGCGGTTGCCACTGGGCATGTCTTTAACGACGCGAATAAGCGAACCGCGCATCTCGTTCTCGATATCTGTCTTGATCTCAATGGGGTAAAACTTGACCACGACACCGTCGAGGCGGGCGACCTGATCCGCGAAGTGGCCCAAGGCCGCATCGACGAAGAGACCCTTGCCGATTGGCTGCGTGCCAGAGCCAGCTGA